From Sphaeramia orbicularis chromosome 21, fSphaOr1.1, whole genome shotgun sequence:
gtatatCACTTCACTTCCAGTAGTTATTAAATTTTACTGAAATACTGCATGTCCTCAAAAGGCCGTATACAATGACTAAATGTTTCACTTTTAGTTCCTTTCGTTGGATTCACTACAGCCAATCATTTGCAGGTGTGAAATGTCTTGCAGTATGGGCATGATTACTCTGGCTTCATTCATAAAAGGTCATGCATTCATAGCTGCAACACTAAAACCCATGTAGACAATGTCATCCTCTCAAAAATTTTGAAgtctttttttaacaaatatgTTAATTTTACAGAAAGAAGTAAAAAgagtgaaataaaattaaaattccagacaaatgcataaaaaatttacATTCTTCCAAAAAAATCCACCCAGTTGATTCAGTGATTTCACTTTTCCAACTCTTATTCTGTGGTCAACAGGCAGTCTCTGACCATCTTTTTTTAGATAATAGTGACACTAGCAGAAGGCTGAGCACTCTCCTCATGGGCATGGCTTTTCAGGAGGTCTTTCATGAACTGCTCTAAAGCAGCAAAGTAGCCCTGACACTGCCATGTGTCGTTGTGTGTACCCTCTGGAAAGATGGCCAGGCGTTTAGTCCGTGCAGGGGATAGCTCATACAGTTGCTTCATCATGACTGGGGGGATGAGCTGGTCAGAAAGACCAGACACAAACAGAGAGGGCATGCGACACTGCACCACCTGCCGGTACGACAGAAACTGATTCCTATAGCACCACAGGGGTAGGAGGCGCATGGGCAAGAAGGAGAATAGTGTTGCTGCCATGTGGGGGATGCTGAGGAAGGTGTTTTCAACGATAATCGCTGCTACACGATGAGGGTTGACTGAAGCCAAACGCACAGCCACAGCACCCCCTAATGAGCGACCAAACAGTACCACCTTTGTCTTGTCCAGATCGGGACGTGTCATAACATAGTCCAGTGTGGCTTCTGCATCCAGGTACAACCCATCCTCACTAGGTTCACCCTCACTCTTTCCATATCCTCTGTAGTCCACGAGCACAACATTGGCTTTCAGATTTACCAGCATCAGCAGGGCATTCGGCACCCTGTGACCAATATTACCAGCATTACCATGGAAATAAAGGATAGTGGGTGGAGCAGAGGAAGTGGGGCTGCTTTGATTGCCAGGCGTCACTCCAGGTGGTGTATCCCCTCCTGTGTAGCGAAGCAGGATGAGGTTGAGCTTCACACCATCCTTGGTGCGAATGTACACATTCTCATGTGGAATTCCTGTTGGCATGGGAACATAAAGGCGGGAAGAGGAGGGCTGGTCGGGAAAATAGAGGAGCACATCCTGAAATTTGTAAAGGATGCCTGCCACAGATGCAAGAATAAGAGCCAAGAGGAAGAATCCACCGTAGAGGTGGAAGGTGAGGATGAGGGCCAGTAGAGAGACACGACATGCACCCCAAGACCAGGAAGCCAAAGTCAGGGTACAACGTTCCATAGCCCCCCACAGCCTCCAGGGCTTCTCCATGGCTTCACAGGAGCTGAGTCACTCAACACAAACTCTGCAAACACAGAGGACCAAAAATGAAAAGGGCTTGAGAAGActatggagaaagaaaaaaacgcTAGTCATTAGACATTGGTACCATTCTCTATGCCTTAAGACAAACGATTAAATATTTAGAAATATAATCTATTCAAATGTATAAGCAGGAGTATTGTAAGATAACAATTTCACAtgaattgcattaatttttgataaaTATCATACAATGCCCTGTTAAGCTAGCTGCAGGTATGTTTACTGACAACAGAAAGAAATATACAACTTCTTACTTCTACCACATTTACATAGAATTTTCGTTTGTTTTGAGCGAAT
This genomic window contains:
- the abhd13 gene encoding protein ABHD13, yielding MEKPWRLWGAMERCTLTLASWSWGACRVSLLALILTFHLYGGFFLLALILASVAGILYKFQDVLLYFPDQPSSSRLYVPMPTGIPHENVYIRTKDGVKLNLILLRYTGGDTPPGVTPGNQSSPTSSAPPTILYFHGNAGNIGHRVPNALLMLVNLKANVVLVDYRGYGKSEGEPSEDGLYLDAEATLDYVMTRPDLDKTKVVLFGRSLGGAVAVRLASVNPHRVAAIIVENTFLSIPHMAATLFSFLPMRLLPLWCYRNQFLSYRQVVQCRMPSLFVSGLSDQLIPPVMMKQLYELSPARTKRLAIFPEGTHNDTWQCQGYFAALEQFMKDLLKSHAHEESAQPSASVTII